CTCAATGGTTCGCACTGGTCCAAAATCTCACCGATAAAAACAGCCAGTTCCGCAAACCTTTTAACCTTTTCATACGATGTGCCGAGTCTTGCCTGAAACACAACGTCCTTCAACGTTTCTACTCTGTCCTTGAGCGGAATTTTTATGTCTTTGTCAAAATAGAATTTTGCGTCACTCAGCCTTGCCTTCAAAACCCTTTCATTCCCCTTTATAATCACCTTCGGATCCTTTGCCTTTGTGTTTGCAACAAATATAAAATAAGGAAGGAGATTTGCCTCTTTGTCAACAACAGAGAAATATCTCTGATGCTCCCTCATAGTATTTACAACCACATCCTTTGGAAGGCTCAAAAACTCTTTATCAAAACCCCCGCGAAGCGCTACAGGATATTCCACAAGATATGTAACCTCTGTAAGGAGTTCATCATCCTGCAAAACAAGCCCGCCAACAGCCTTTGCCTCTTTTTCAATCCCTTTCTGTATCATTTTTTTCCGTTCTTCCGCATCAACAATAACATAACCAGCCTTTGTCTTTTTCAGATAATCCTGAAGCCCTGTTACTTTGAACGGCTGCGGCTTCATAAACCTGTGGCCGTACGATACCGCCCCTGTCTTAATATGTCCGCATTTGAAATGGATTATATCCTTGCCGAATATCGCCGTTATCCAGTGGATCGGCCTTGCAAATCTAATATCGCCATTACCCCACCGCATGGCCTTTGGAAACGGGACTCCGGTTATCAGTTTCGGCAGAACCTCTTGCAGAATGTCTTTTGTCTTTTTGCCTTTCACATCTTTTTTTGCACAGATATATTCGCCTTTCGGGGTTTGAACGATTTTTAAGTCTTTAACCTTTACACCCTGGCTTTTTGCAAAGCCCTCGGCTGCCCTTGTGGGTTTTCCGTTTTCATCAAAGGCGGCACGTTTCGCAGGCCCCATTATTTCTGTAACTGTGTCCGCCTGTTTTTCGTCCATACCCTGCGCATAGATCATGAGTCTTCTTGGTGTGCCGAACATGCGAATGTCTTTAAAACCAATGCGGTTTTCCTCAAGGGCCTTTTTCAAAAGCCCCTGCATTGATTCAAGGGCATTGGGTATAAATCCGGCCGGTATCTCCTCTGTTCCTATTTCCAAAAGAAGGTCTTTTGGCATGAAAAACTCCAGATACTATCTCAAAATTATAGGGCTTTTATCAATCTTTCCGCTTCTGCTCTATCCTTCTTTATATCTTCTGTGGTCAATTCGGAAGGGGCGATAATTGGATATCTCTCGGTATAGTAATAACCTGTTACCCGTTCACAAAGGTCCCTAAATGCCTCAAGAGTGGGGTTAAACTCAACCGCATAATCAAGCAGGGTATTGAGTTCATGAATCTTTCTAAGTTTCCAGCCTTTTCCCAGCAGGAATGCTTTAAGATATTTTTCTAACGATTGCTGAAGAAAGAACGCCGCGCCGTCAGGGTCGCCGTCTTTAAGCAGGACTTCCATTCTATGCCAGTCCTTCTCAGCTACCTTTGTCCAGTCTTCCGGATAATGAGAATCCTTCGTCTCAATCACGTCCGTATCCCGGTTTCAAGTATTTCGTTAATAAACTGGTCGCCAATCTTCTTGCGGTATTCCAATTCCTTATGTGTCAAAACGATAGGGGAAAAGGGGATTCTTTTTATCAAGTCTCTTAGAAGCCGTTTTACCGATGCCTGCCTTTCATAAAAACGTTCTTTGGATTCAGAGATGACAAGCATATCTATATCGCTGTCCGCTGTAGCTGTTCCTCGTGCATAAGAGCCGAAAAGGATAACCTCTTTTGCTCCGTATTGCTCCTTTAGCCTGCTTGCGATTATTTTTATTAGATCAATCATCTTCTAAAAACTCCAGATACCGATTCGTTAAAAACAGTGTAAAACTAACAGATATTGCGTCTTAAATCAAGGAGATGTTTGGCTCATTGTAACGTCAAATTAAATATACAAGGATTAAAAAAACTTGACAGAAGAAAGTGTGTGCTATAATTTATAATGGAAAAAAGTATATAAGACCGAGACGATTAGGACTGCAAGCGGAAGTATATTGTTTAATTCCCAGAACTTCGGTTCAGGAATCACAGGATGACCAGTTTGCTTATACAGAAGAAAACACCTGTCTTTTCTGTTTTATACAGACTGTATAAAACATGTTAGCTGACACGAGAGGACACTTTGATAGACCGCAGCATGAAAATAGGGATCATCTCCAGTGTCGTGGCTACGATCCTGTTCATCTATCTCCTTGATCCCCTCCTGCGGCTGATCACCTTCTTATTGTTCAATGTCTTTAGCTCGGTAGCGCAAGCGTATACCGATCGTCTCTTCGCGCAAGCGGCTCTTCTTTCTGGACCCGACCCAAGCTTCGCACTCCTTTCCTTTCTTGCGGGGATTTCCAGCGGCATACTTTCCAGCTTCGCCTTTACCCTCCTCTTCTTCTGGAATCGACCGGAGCCTCCGAAGAAGCGCCAACTGCTCACGAGAAGCCAGCGGTGGCTCCTCCGCTGGGGGGGAGCAGCCATCTCGTTGTTGCTGGTGGGAGCTATGATTCTTATGGTGTTTAGCACCATGTTCCAACTTCGAATCACAACAAGTTTCACTCAACATCTTGCGACCGTTGCACCTTACATTACTGATCAGGACGCGAAAGTTCTGAAGAGTAGGTGGACGCGGATGAGATCCGAAAGTGACTTCAGGGCACTATATCATGATCTCAATCAGATCGCCGAAAAGAACGAGCTGACGTTGCCTGAGAACAAGGTGTATTCATTCTCGAGTTTGTGAGGCGTGTCAGCTAACAACGCGCTTAACCCGACGGTCCTTCGCGTCACGACGCTTGCGAAAGGCGGCAAGCGCCGCTCGTCCTGCGGCTTAACTCCGTATTGCGCCAGCAGCCATAAAGCAGGTCTTTAGACATTTTTTATTCTCCGGTTTATAAAGTAACATCAGGCATCTTCAATGCCTTTTTTCTGTAGCTTAGATTTGCCGCTATCCTATAAATAATTCCATTTGAGCTTCTCAAACTTCTTTTGAGTATGTTTTTGATAGTATATGTATTTCTGAAAATCCAGTAGTAGCCGTTTTGCAGCTCTTCAACTGTCATGCCTTTTGGCTGAAATACGACCTCGCCTGTATGATACCTTGCCCAATCCCTGTCAATTATCCTCCCCTCTTTTTCAAGGAGGCCATAGGTTACTGTGCCCGGCAGAGGCGTGAGGATGTGAAACTGTGCTGCGTCCATATTTGTCTCCATGATAAAATCAAATGTAGTTTTGAACACAGATGAGTCGTCCTCATCAAGACCGAACACAAAACTGCCAATAATATTTATGCCGGCGTCATGTATCTTTTTTATTGCCTCTTTGTAGTCCTTTGCCGAATTCCAGCCCTTGTGCAGGTTTTCAAGGCTTTTCTGCGAAAGGCTCTCAAAACCTATGAATGCGTATCTACCGCCGCTTCTTGCATAGAGATTTAACAATTCAGGGTCTTTTGCCATTGTGATAGACGCCTGGCTTCCCCATATTACCTTTAGCGGTATCAGTTTTTGAAACAGTTCCTTTGCATATCTGGGTCTTCCAACGATATTGTCATCCATAAAAAAGAATTTCTTTGAGCCAAAGCCCTTTATTTCTTCTATCACCTCGTCAACCGGTCTTGTCCTGAATTCTTGGCCAAAGAATGCAGTAACCGCACAGTAGTCGCAGTTGAATGGACAGCCGCGTGTTGCCTGGAGCGTATAAAAGCCAGAATACATTTCTCTGTTAAGAAGATTTCTGCGCGGAATAACCATATTTTCCATGTCGCACAATTTATCTGCCTTGTATTTCTGCTTTAATTCACCCCTTTTAAAATCAAGAAGAAGTTTATGCCAGACAAGTTCCGCCTCGCCGATAACGACTGCGTCCGCATGCTGCAGCGCCTCATCCGGAAGCGCAGACACATGGATGCCGCCCATTACCACCTTTACCCCTTTTTTTCTGAAATTATCCGCTATCTGGTATGCGCCGGGCATCTCTGCTGTAAATCCTGTAATGCCGACAAGGTCTGCCTTTGCGTCATAATCAACGGGCTTGACCCTCGCATCCAATATCTCAACATCCCAGTCCGTTGGAGTAAGCGCCGCGATAGTCGGCAGATTTAAACGTACAAAACCTGCCTTTCCGCTTTTGGAGACCCCGCCCCAGTAACTGCGCTCATTTTTTGGAAGGATTAGAAGGAGTTTCATGTAAAAATAAAACTAACAGATATTGCCTTTTAAATCAAGAGAACCGCATTTTAATGCTTCGGAAATGACTCATGGATTACTGTATTAAACCGCCTTGACAGGCGCATGTTTATTGGATAGGATTGGCTTATTAAAACCGCTTTCTTGAGAAGAATCCATCCATGCAAACAGAAGGAGAATAAACATGAAACCAAAAAAGATAAGAGAGGATGTTTTCTGGGTCGGGGCAGTGGACTGGGACAGGAGATTGTTTGATTCTCTTGTACCTTTGCCGGACGGGACCAGTTACAATGCCTATTTGATTTATGGAAGCGAAAAGACAGCCCTGCTGGACACGGTTGACCCAAGCATGATAACTGTCCTCATGTCCCGTCTGAAAGATGTTAAAAATATAGATTTTATTATTTCTCACCACGCTGAACAAGACCATTCAGGGGCGATTCCATGTGTGCTGGAAAAATATAAAAATGCAAAAGTTGTAGCTACGTCAAAAGGCAAGCCTATGCTTGTGGAACATCTGCATATCCCGGAGGAGAGGATTATAACAGTGAATGATGGAGAGACCTTGTCTTTAGGGAATAAGACCCTGGAGTTCATCCATGCGCCCTGGGTTCACTGGCCAGAGACTATGTTTACATATCTCCGGGAAGATAAAATACTTTTTACCTGCGACCTGTTCGGTTCTCACTTTGCCACTTCAGATATATTTTATAGTGAATATTGGCATGTATGCGATGCTGCAAAGAGATACTATGCCGAGGTGATGATGCCGTTCAGGACTACGATCCGGAAGCATCTGGAGAAGATGAAACAATATCAGATTGACATGATTGCGCCGAGCCACGGCCCTGTCCATAATGACCCTGAATGCATCATTCAATCACACAGAGAATGGGTTTCTGACGCGCTCAGCAATACCGTTGTTATGCCATATGTGACCATGCACGGCAGCACCCAGTTAATGGTGAATTATTTGACCGAAGCCCTTGCTGAAAAGGGAGTGAAAGTGGAGAGGTTTAATTTGGCTGTCACCGATACTGGAAAATTGGCTATGGCGCTGGTTGATGCTGCCACCATTGTAATCGGCTCGCCTACAGTTCTGGTTGGGGCGCATCCTCTTGTTATATCCGCTGCATTTCTTGCTAATGCATTAAAGCCAAAGCTTAAATTTGCCTCTATCATCGGTTCTTATGGCTGGGGAGGCAAGATGGTTGAACAGATTGGCGGGGTGTTATCTAATTTAAAATTGGAAATGCTTGCGCCGGTCATTATGAAAGGACAGCCAAAGGCGGAAGACTATCAGGCATTGGATAGATTGGCGGATGAGATAGCAAGTAAACACAAGCAAAACAATATATAAAATTAATTATAAAAACCGGCTGTAAGGCGAAAAGTTTTTAAGTAAAATTTTGTAACCAGCAATGCTACTTAAAGTTTTCCTCTCCCTTGATGGGGGAGGGCAGGGTGGGGGTGAAAACTTTTGTAATACTGCACACCCTCCCCTTAGTCCCCTCCCGTCAAGGGAGGGGAGATTTTAGGTTAGATGCCCGCCAGCTTGCTGACGGGGTAATTCACTCAAAAGGAAGTTCTGACGGAGGCAAGATGCGATGGTACAAGGGGTTGGAGCAAACAGCCGTCGGATTCTCCCCGGTTTAGGCGGAAAAGGACAATCTGCCTCCACCGGTTTATACAGTCTGTCCAATCATTGTTTATGTCTCTATAACAGTAAGGCTATGACGATAGATTATTTTAATGAATCTGAGAAGTACAGACCGAAAACGATTAAAACGCTCCTTGTTGGTGAGGCTCCGCCTTCATCAGGAAAGACGTATTTTTATGTTCCAAAAGCGATGTCAGACAAGATTTTAATTCAAAAAGATAGTAGTCTGCCAGCAACTATTTTCAATCACTATTTTCAAAAACGACCAACAACTGTAGAGAAATATGTCGATTTTCTACGTCTGCTTAAGGCAAAAGGGATATTCTTGATTGATATATGCGATGAACCTATCAAGGTTCGGAATAACCCCGAAGGTATTCAACGGATTAAAAAAGAAATACCAGCATTACAAGGAAAGATGAAGAGAAAAAATATAAACGTAGCAGTTGAAGGTATATTGTTTTTGCTCGCCAGGAATAACTACATAAAAGATATTAAGCGTGAGTTCCCAAACTCGACTTATAAAAGCTGGAAAGATTTTCGGATGTCGCCTGAACTATGTAATCTGTGAAGAAAGCTCAAGACATAACAATTCACTACACGGGACGCGATGCAGCCGCGCCCGTGATTTTAAACGTTATGGCAAAAATATTGAATAATTATCAATAATAAGTAATAATGTTTCTATGATTGACTTAAAAAAACTCAAACCGGAAATTGAACGTATTTGTCGATTATTGCCAGTAAAACGTCTCGGTATATATGGATCGGCTTTGACTCGAAGTTTTTCACCAAGCAGTGATGTTGATATACTGGTAGTTTTTGATTCGGATGAAACCGTTGACCTTTTTGACAAATACTTTGAACTAAAAGAGCATCTGGAGAAAATATTTGGACGGGAAGTTGATCTTGTTGTAGATAAACCATTCAAAAACCCTGTTTTCAGGGAAGCGGTCGAGAAGACAAGGACTATTGTTTATGAACGATGAGATAAGAAAAAACCTTATTGATATTCTCCATGCAGCAGAAGAAATACAAAATTTTACTCACGAGATGAACTTCAAGGCGTATCAAAACAGTCCGGTTACACAACGAGCGGTTGAGAGGGATTTTGAGATTATTGGAGGTAAATGAGATTTTAGATGCCTAACAAGACCTTTTGACCCTGCCGCTCACGTTTCGTTTGCCCTAACCTTGCCCTTTTGAGAAAGATGACTACAGCCCGCGCTTAAATATAACTGTAGCTATGGTTATGGTGATTATGGCAAAGACAGTAAGGAAAAGGATGTCTCCCTGCACAGCCTGGAGGCCCGCATTTTTAAAGAGAATGGCTCTCAGGGCATGGATAGAATATGTCTCTGGATTTACTATTGTGAATGTCTTCAGCCATGCCGGAAAACTCTCTATGGGATATATCGCCCCGCTTGGAAAAAAGAATATAACATTCAAAAAACCGCCTAAAACACCGACAATCCTCGGATGATTAGCCCTGCCGAGGATGATAAACATCATGCCGAGAAGGCCGATGGTGGACAGCACAATAATTGCAATAATCAAGGCAAGGCTGTAAAGGTTTAAGGTTTGCCATAAGTGGATGCCGGCAATGAGGGAGCTGAAAAAGAGGACCAGCAAGGCTATGATGGTTGTAATAATAAGCCCGCTTATAATAAGGCCCATGACAATATCCAATTTTGTAAGGGGGGTTAAAAAATGGCTCTCGTCAATGCCGAGAAACTTATCCATTACAATATTAAACACGCCTGTTGTCATGGCGCCGAGGAATATTGCCATAATCACAACTCCGGGGATCAACGTTTGGTCATAATCCACCTTTCTATACAACTCTACTTCGCGGAGTTTTGTCTTTGTCCTCTCCTCCCTGACAGATATAAACTCATTTCCAATTTCAGCCAATGCCCCTGAAATTGCCATGCGAATGGAATTGGCAGAGATAGACTCTGCATTATCAAGAAAAAGTCCAAGCTCGCCGCCTTTTCCATGTATTACATCCCTGCTGAAATTTGGCGGAATAATAAGCGCTCCCTTTAACAGCCCCTCCTTTAAATTCTTGAGCGCGAATCCCTGGTCAGAGAGGAGATACATCTTAACAGTCCTTGGTCCCGACTCAAGGGCGTGCAGCAGTTCAACTACTCTATGGCTGTAAGGCCCGTTGTCCATGTCAACAACGGCAATAGAGAGATTTTTAAGTTCGCCCTGAAATGAATTTCCGAGGATTACCAGATAAACTATGGGCATGACAACGCTCATCACGATTACTATAGGGTTTCTTGTAAATCGCCTTAAATCTCTTTCAAGCACTGCAAAGAAACGGGTCATGTCCGCCTTACCTTCCCCACTTGCTCGGCACGCCTGCGCCGATAAAAAAACTCACCTTCTTTGCCTCTTCTTCCCTGATAGGCCTTCCTGTAAAATGTATGAATACATCTTCAAGGGTCTGTTGTTTAAGCGTAACTGATGCAACCTTTGCGCCGAGCCTTTCCACGGCTGCCATCAATAGAGGAATTGCCTGAGCGCCGTTATCTACGGATACCCGCAATATACTGTCAGTTGTAACTGCTGTGTGCACAGAGGGAATAGTTTTTACTTCTTCTACTGCCTTATCTGCATCCGCGCCGCTAAATGTAATCTCCACAACATCCTTTTGAGGTATCTTCTGTTTAAGTCCTGCAACCGTGTCCATAGCAGCTATCTTTCCGTAATCTATTATAGCAACCCTGTTGCACAAGATTTCTGCCTCATCCATGTAATGCGTTGTTAAAAGTATGGTGAGCCTGTCTTCTTTGCGGAATCTCTGCAAAAGCTCCCAGACAACATGCCTGCTCTGGGGGTCAAGGCCGATGGTAGGCTCATCAAGTATAAGTAAAGACGGTTTATGTATAAGCCCCCTTGCAATCTCAAGCCTCCTCCTCATCCCTCCTGAATATGTCGCAACCAATTCCTTTGCCCTTTCCTTCAGGCCGACCATCCCTAGGAGATAGTCTATCCGCTCCTGCCTCTCCTTTTTCAGCATATCGTAAAACCTGCCGTATATATCCATATTCTCATAGCCTGTCAGATCCATATCGCTGGTCATTGCCTGCGGCACAACGCCTATAGATTTCCTGACGGCATTTTGTTCTTTTACAACATCAAACCCCATAACCTTTGCAGCGCCGCTTGTGGGTTTAATAAGCGTGCTAAGTATCCGTATAAGCGTAGTCTTACCGGCGCCATTCGGGCCGAGCAGGCCGAATGTCTCTCCTTCCTCAATAGTAAACGAGACATCATTAAGTGCAGCAAGGCTGCCGTATTTTTTGATGAGGTTGGAGATTTCTACTGAGATAGGCATAAGAAATTATTAAACCAAAAATTTAGGTAAAGAATATCAGAAAAAGACGAGAAAATCATTAACAGTTTCGGTATGAGCGGTTAATCCCCGATAGAAACATTCGGGGACAAGTTTATATTAAATTGCATAATAGATGTTAGATATGATAAAAATTGCTATAAATAAAGGCGTAAAACCCTATTTTAAGTAGTAAAACCATGAAACTTACTGATAACGAGATTCGGGACATAACCAAATATTTGGAGGAAGGCAAGCCGCTTCCTGATATGTATCGCTTTCTCCTGTTCGGCGATAAGAGAGAGGTTGAGCTTGTCTGGAATGGCAAGACAAACGAGGTTACAAATATTGTTCTGCCTTTTCAGGTTATTGAGCATGTGGATGAGCCGAGGGCTGAGAAGGATACGCGGATACAAGCCTCTCTTTTTGATTTTGATAACCGGGGACGGCAGGTTAAAGGCTGGACAAACAAACTTATCTGGGGTGATAACAAACTCATCCTTTCAAGTTTAAAGAATGGGCCGCTTCGTGAGGAGATTGAGGCGCAGGGCGGGATAAAGCTTATCTACATAGACCCGCCGTTTGATGTTGGGGCAGATTTTTCAATGGATATTGAAATAGGCGATGAGCAGTTCACAAAACAGCCGGGCATATTGGAGGAACTTGCATATCGGGATACATGGGGAAAAGGCGCAGATAGTTTTATTGCAATGATTTATGAGAGGCTTTTATTGATGCGGGATTTATTGGCTGATGATGGGAGTATTTATGTGCATTGCGATTGGAGGCTTAATAGTTATATGCGACTTGTTTTAGATGAAATATTTGGCAAGGATAATTTTCTTAATGAAATTATTTGGACGAGGCGCACCAATACGGTTAAAGCAATATCGCAAAAATTTTCAATCAACACGGATAGCATTTTTATTTATAACAAAACAAAAGGTAACTACATTTTTAATCTTCAATACGGTGAATATCCACCAAAATATTTGGAGCGGTTTAAATATGAGGATACAAAAGGAAAATATAGATGGCAGGTAATGGCTACCTATTCACAAGAACGATTAGAGAAACTAAAGCAAGAAGATAGGGTAAGATTTTCAAAAGGTGCGAAATACCCTGAGTTTAAACAATACATATGGGAGCTTAAAGGTCGTCCAATAGAAAATGTCTGGGATGATATCAATATGATTAATGCTATGGGCAGTGAACGGTTGGGTTATGATACGCAAAAACCCGAAGCCCTTCTTGAACGCATCATCAAGGCGTCCTCAAATGAAGGTGATCTTATTGCTGATTTTTTCCCAGGTTCTGGCACAACCTTGGCTGTCGCAGAAAAACTTGGCCGCAAATGGATTGGCACAGACCTTGGAAAGTTCGCCATTCATACTGCCCGCAAACGGATGATAGGCGTGCAGAGGGAACTGAAGAAAGACGGCAAAAACTACAGGGCTTTTGAAATCTTAAATCTCGGCAAATACGAAAGACAGCATTATATCGGCGTCAACCCAACCCTTCGCGAAAAGGAGAAGCAGAAACAGATCGCGCTAAAAGAGAAAGCGTTCTTAGAACTTATCCTGCGCGCATACCGCGCTGAAGAGGTTGAAGGATTTAAAACCTTTCATGGCAAGAAATCCAGTCGGCTTGTGGCAGTCGGACCGATAAACCTTCCTGTAACCCGTCTGTTTGTGGACGAGGTAGTTAAAGAATGTCTTGCAAAGATGATTACAAAGGTAGATGTCCTTGCATTTGAGTTTGAAATGGGGCTTTTCCCAAATGTTCAGGAAGAGGCAAAGAAAAAGGGCATTGATTTGGCGCTCAAATATATCCCAAGAGATGTGTTTGATAAACGGGCTGTGGAAAAGAATCAGGTTGTTTTCCATGATGTCTCATACATTGAGGTAAAACCGCATGTCAAAGGCAATTCCGTTTCAGTGGAGTTGACCGACTTCTCGGTTTATTATAATCAGGATACAATCGCAAATGCCGAGTCAACACTTAAAAACGGCAAAAGCAAGCTGGTTGTGGAAAATGGAAAGATTATTAAGGTGTCAAAGGATAAAGACGGCATAGTAGCACGTGATATTCTGACCAAGAAATGGACAGACTGGATTGACTACTGGGCAGTGGATTTTGATTTTGAAAGCAAAAAAGAAGTTGTCAGAATACCGGTAAATCCCCCCCAATCCCCCTTTGGAAAAGGGGGGAGCAAGGGGGGATTTGAAGAAAGATGGACAGGTGATTATATCTTTGAAAACGAATGGCAGTCCTTCCGCACCAAGAAAGACCGCACACTTGAATTAAAAAGCATATCCCACGAATGCAGCAAAGGACGACGTAAGATTGCGGTTAAGGTAGTTGATATTTTTGGTAATGATACGATGAAGGTGGTGGAGGTTAAGATTTAAGTGACGATATGATAACTACATCCATAGACGAATTTAACAAATGGCTTCAACGGCATGAAAACCCTGATCTTGAATTCAAGACTGCCAAGAACAGCTTCAGTTCAAATAAAGACCTTCCGGATTACTGCGCCGCTATCGCAAATGAAGGAGGAGGCAAATTAATTCTTGGCGTTACACGCGAAAAAAGAGTAGTCGGCACTAAAGCTTTTCAAAATACATATAATACCCTCTCGCACGAACTGCTTCAAAAGCTAAGGATACGAGTTGATGTTGAAGAACTGAATCATCCAGAGGGTCGCGTTTTGATTTTTCATATCCCGTCTCATCCCCAAGGACAGCCGGTTAAATCAACAGGAAACTATAATTATCCAATGAGAGCAGGCGAGTCATTAGTTGAGATGGATAACGCAACTTTGAAACGTATTCTAAATGAAACAGATTTGGATTTTTCCAGCCAGATAGTAACTGATTTATCCTTGGCAGATTTAGATGAACAGGCAATAGATAACTTTAAAAAGCTCTGGGCTAAAAAGGCGCAAAGAGACGAGTATCTTTCTTATTCAAATGAGAAAACATTACGCGCAATAGGGTTGTTGTCAGAGAAGGGATTAAATTATGCGAGCCTAATACTTTTTGGAATCAAAGAAAAGATAGACGAGTTCGCTCCCGGTAGCGAAATTATCTTTGAAT
The Deltaproteobacteria bacterium genome window above contains:
- the glyS gene encoding glycine--tRNA ligase subunit beta — encoded protein: MPKDLLLEIGTEEIPAGFIPNALESMQGLLKKALEENRIGFKDIRMFGTPRRLMIYAQGMDEKQADTVTEIMGPAKRAAFDENGKPTRAAEGFAKSQGVKVKDLKIVQTPKGEYICAKKDVKGKKTKDILQEVLPKLITGVPFPKAMRWGNGDIRFARPIHWITAIFGKDIIHFKCGHIKTGAVSYGHRFMKPQPFKVTGLQDYLKKTKAGYVIVDAEERKKMIQKGIEKEAKAVGGLVLQDDELLTEVTYLVEYPVALRGGFDKEFLSLPKDVVVNTMREHQRYFSVVDKEANLLPYFIFVANTKAKDPKVIIKGNERVLKARLSDAKFYFDKDIKIPLKDRVETLKDVVFQARLGTSYEKVKRFAELAVFIGEILDQCEPLRTDEKAENFLGEDYNPKAFDSFSIGPKLFNKMVIGRAAMLCKADLVSGMVGEFPKLQGVMGMEYALISGECTDVARAIYEHYLPTQAGSKLPSGIPGAIISIADKMDTICGCFGVGLNPTGAADPYALRRQALGIIAIIIEKGFPVSIDKIVGISIYLLNSKLTRTPADVKKDVLDFFKERLRNQLMSQSYSFDTVDAVLSAQWHDINDAVKRVKALEKFKKNPACAALVIAFKRVSNILKGFEFKDEKPDATLFEEIKEKGLFETIERIAPEIKRYWKEGDYEKVFETLSSLKGTIDTFFDKVMVMVEDEKIRRNRLALLNMVRDLYYQIADISKLAVEI
- a CDS encoding HEPN domain-containing protein gives rise to the protein MIETKDSHYPEDWTKVAEKDWHRMEVLLKDGDPDGAAFFLQQSLEKYLKAFLLGKGWKLRKIHELNTLLDYAVEFNPTLEAFRDLCERVTGYYYTERYPIIAPSELTTEDIKKDRAEAERLIKAL
- a CDS encoding nucleotidyltransferase domain-containing protein codes for the protein MIDLIKIIASRLKEQYGAKEVILFGSYARGTATADSDIDMLVISESKERFYERQASVKRLLRDLIKRIPFSPIVLTHKELEYRKKIGDQFINEILETGIRT
- a CDS encoding radical SAM protein; the encoded protein is MKLLLILPKNERSYWGGVSKSGKAGFVRLNLPTIAALTPTDWDVEILDARVKPVDYDAKADLVGITGFTAEMPGAYQIADNFRKKGVKVVMGGIHVSALPDEALQHADAVVIGEAELVWHKLLLDFKRGELKQKYKADKLCDMENMVIPRRNLLNREMYSGFYTLQATRGCPFNCDYCAVTAFFGQEFRTRPVDEVIEEIKGFGSKKFFFMDDNIVGRPRYAKELFQKLIPLKVIWGSQASITMAKDPELLNLYARSGGRYAFIGFESLSQKSLENLHKGWNSAKDYKEAIKKIHDAGINIIGSFVFGLDEDDSSVFKTTFDFIMETNMDAAQFHILTPLPGTVTYGLLEKEGRIIDRDWARYHTGEVVFQPKGMTVEELQNGYYWIFRNTYTIKNILKRSLRSSNGIIYRIAANLSYRKKALKMPDVTL
- a CDS encoding FprA family A-type flavoprotein, whose product is MKPKKIREDVFWVGAVDWDRRLFDSLVPLPDGTSYNAYLIYGSEKTALLDTVDPSMITVLMSRLKDVKNIDFIISHHAEQDHSGAIPCVLEKYKNAKVVATSKGKPMLVEHLHIPEERIITVNDGETLSLGNKTLEFIHAPWVHWPETMFTYLREDKILFTCDLFGSHFATSDIFYSEYWHVCDAAKRYYAEVMMPFRTTIRKHLEKMKQYQIDMIAPSHGPVHNDPECIIQSHREWVSDALSNTVVMPYVTMHGSTQLMVNYLTEALAEKGVKVERFNLAVTDTGKLAMALVDAATIVIGSPTVLVGAHPLVISAAFLANALKPKLKFASIIGSYGWGGKMVEQIGGVLSNLKLEMLAPVIMKGQPKAEDYQALDRLADEIASKHKQNNI
- a CDS encoding nucleotidyltransferase domain-containing protein, with amino-acid sequence MIDLKKLKPEIERICRLLPVKRLGIYGSALTRSFSPSSDVDILVVFDSDETVDLFDKYFELKEHLEKIFGREVDLVVDKPFKNPVFREAVEKTRTIVYER
- a CDS encoding DUF86 domain-containing protein; this encodes MNDEIRKNLIDILHAAEEIQNFTHEMNFKAYQNSPVTQRAVERDFEIIGGK
- a CDS encoding ABC transporter permease; translated protein: MTRFFAVLERDLRRFTRNPIVIVMSVVMPIVYLVILGNSFQGELKNLSIAVVDMDNGPYSHRVVELLHALESGPRTVKMYLLSDQGFALKNLKEGLLKGALIIPPNFSRDVIHGKGGELGLFLDNAESISANSIRMAISGALAEIGNEFISVREERTKTKLREVELYRKVDYDQTLIPGVVIMAIFLGAMTTGVFNIVMDKFLGIDESHFLTPLTKLDIVMGLIISGLIITTIIALLVLFFSSLIAGIHLWQTLNLYSLALIIAIIVLSTIGLLGMMFIILGRANHPRIVGVLGGFLNVIFFFPSGAIYPIESFPAWLKTFTIVNPETYSIHALRAILFKNAGLQAVQGDILFLTVFAIITITIATVIFKRGL
- a CDS encoding ATP-binding cassette domain-containing protein, encoding MPISVEISNLIKKYGSLAALNDVSFTIEEGETFGLLGPNGAGKTTLIRILSTLIKPTSGAAKVMGFDVVKEQNAVRKSIGVVPQAMTSDMDLTGYENMDIYGRFYDMLKKERQERIDYLLGMVGLKERAKELVATYSGGMRRRLEIARGLIHKPSLLILDEPTIGLDPQSRHVVWELLQRFRKEDRLTILLTTHYMDEAEILCNRVAIIDYGKIAAMDTVAGLKQKIPQKDVVEITFSGADADKAVEEVKTIPSVHTAVTTDSILRVSVDNGAQAIPLLMAAVERLGAKVASVTLKQQTLEDVFIHFTGRPIREEEAKKVSFFIGAGVPSKWGR